In a single window of the Prochlorococcus marinus str. AS9601 genome:
- a CDS encoding inositol monophosphatase family protein → MFELSEIEELANQVNLSNLYEIAKNSAQIGNEILKVNYNKIQKISSKGRKGDLVTNVDLEVENKIKEYLLEKTPNISINAEESGKLTKSSDLTWCIDPLDGTTNYSHGYPFFGTSIGLVYKNKPIIGAISVPYLNELYSACLGLGSFCNDSELKVSNPSNLSDSLLVTGFSYDRFETEDNNYAEFCYLTHKTRGVRRGGAAAVDLAFVAAGKVDGYWERGLEVWDLAAGAIIVKEAGGIISDYPSGEFNLSSGRILACSPCLENELKNELDKVSPFKKNLYT, encoded by the coding sequence ATGTTTGAATTAAGTGAAATAGAGGAACTTGCAAATCAAGTAAACTTATCTAATTTATATGAAATAGCCAAGAATTCCGCTCAAATTGGTAATGAAATTTTAAAAGTTAATTACAATAAAATTCAGAAAATATCATCAAAGGGTAGGAAGGGTGATCTAGTTACCAATGTAGATTTGGAAGTTGAAAATAAAATAAAAGAATATTTATTAGAAAAGACACCAAACATATCTATAAATGCAGAGGAATCGGGTAAATTAACCAAATCTAGCGATTTAACGTGGTGTATAGACCCATTAGACGGTACAACAAATTATTCCCATGGATATCCTTTTTTTGGGACTTCTATTGGTCTTGTGTATAAAAATAAGCCAATAATAGGCGCTATATCAGTACCTTATTTAAATGAACTATATTCTGCCTGTTTAGGTTTAGGATCATTCTGCAATGATAGTGAACTTAAAGTATCGAATCCTTCTAATCTATCTGATAGTCTTCTTGTAACTGGTTTCTCTTATGACAGATTTGAGACAGAGGATAATAATTATGCTGAATTTTGTTATTTAACACATAAAACTAGAGGCGTTAGAAGAGGAGGTGCAGCAGCTGTTGATCTAGCATTTGTTGCGGCAGGTAAGGTAGATGGATATTGGGAAAGAGGATTGGAAGTATGGGACCTAGCGGCCGGTGCTATTATTGTTAAAGAGGCTGGTGGTATTATTTCTGATTATCCATCAGGCGAATTTAATTTAAGTTCAGGAAGAATTTTAGCTTGTTCTCCCTGCCTTGAGAATGAATTAAAAAATGAACTAGATAAAGTTTCTCCATTTAAAAAAAATCTGTATACCTAA
- a CDS encoding 2Fe-2S iron-sulfur cluster-binding protein, whose translation MKKTFTVTIKNKETGKVYQEQVNSDEYILKEFEKKGFKLAFSCRNGCCTSCAVKIKSGTLHQPEAMGVSQALKDKGYALLCVAKATSDLEVETTYEDEVYDLQFGQYFGRGNTRVAPPWEFEED comes from the coding sequence TTGAAAAAGACTTTCACAGTCACGATTAAAAATAAAGAAACCGGAAAGGTCTACCAAGAGCAGGTTAATAGTGACGAATATATACTTAAGGAATTTGAAAAGAAAGGTTTCAAACTTGCATTTTCATGTAGAAATGGTTGCTGTACAAGTTGTGCAGTTAAAATTAAATCTGGTACTTTACATCAACCTGAAGCAATGGGTGTATCTCAGGCATTAAAAGACAAAGGTTATGCACTTCTTTGTGTAGCTAAAGCAACTTCAGATCTTGAGGTAGAAACTACATATGAAGATGAAGTTTACGATTTACAATTTGGACAATATTTTGGCAGGGGAAATACAAGAGTTGCGCCACCTTGGGAATTTGAGGAGGATTAA
- the dnaK gene encoding molecular chaperone DnaK has translation MGQIVGIDLGTTNSVVGVIEAGRPIVIANSEGSRTTPSIVGFTKEKEIVIGDQARRQLVLNPKNTFYNLKRFIGSDWDELDENSISVPYNVKANNNGSVRVLSPNTEREYAPEELVSSLIRKLINDAETYLGDTVDSAVITVPAYFNESQRQATKDSAILAGIKVDRILNEPTAAALAYGFEKSSSNNVLVFDLGGGTFDVSLLKISNGVFDVKATCGDTQLGGNNFDSKIVDWLAEKFLAKNDIDLRRDRQALQRLTEAAEKAKCELSGLQKTKISLPFITTSKEGPLHIEETLDRKIFESLSQDLLDRLLEPVQIALDDSGWSAEDIDEVVLVGGSTRIPMVQQLVKTLVPNDPCQSVNPDEVVAVGAAIQSGIISGDLQDLLLNDVTPLSLGLETIGGLMKVLIPRNTPIPVRQSDVFSTSEANQSSVVVQVRQGERPLASENKSLGKFRLSGIPPAPRGIPQVQVAFDIDANGLLEVSATDRTTGRKQTVTISGGSNLNEQEINSIIEEAKAKANEDRKTRAVIDRKNSALTLIAQAERRLRDASLEFGPYGAERQQRAVELAIQDVEEYIDYDDPQELEISVSALQEALFGLNRKFAAEKKTDNNPLQGIKNTFGSLKDELFSDDYWDDDPWDNQMNRNYKNSRYGNSRDDDPWDNDYFL, from the coding sequence ATGGGGCAAATAGTTGGAATTGATTTAGGAACTACTAACTCTGTAGTCGGAGTTATAGAAGCTGGTCGTCCAATTGTTATTGCAAATTCTGAGGGATCTAGAACTACACCTTCAATTGTTGGATTTACAAAAGAAAAGGAAATAGTAATAGGAGACCAGGCGAGAAGACAACTTGTTCTAAATCCCAAGAATACCTTTTATAACCTAAAAAGATTTATTGGTAGTGACTGGGATGAATTAGATGAGAATAGTATTTCTGTTCCTTATAACGTAAAGGCTAATAACAATGGAAGCGTTAGGGTTCTTAGTCCAAATACAGAAAGAGAGTATGCACCAGAAGAATTAGTGAGCTCATTGATTAGAAAATTAATTAATGATGCTGAAACTTATCTTGGAGATACTGTTGATTCTGCTGTTATTACTGTCCCTGCTTACTTTAATGAATCTCAAAGGCAAGCTACAAAGGATTCTGCAATATTAGCTGGTATTAAAGTAGATAGAATTCTAAATGAACCTACTGCTGCTGCTCTAGCTTATGGTTTTGAAAAAAGTTCTTCTAATAATGTTTTGGTTTTTGATTTAGGAGGAGGAACATTTGATGTTTCATTATTAAAAATTTCTAATGGTGTATTTGATGTGAAAGCAACTTGTGGTGATACACAGCTAGGTGGAAATAATTTTGATTCAAAAATAGTTGATTGGCTAGCAGAAAAATTTCTTGCTAAAAATGATATTGACCTAAGAAGGGATAGACAAGCTTTACAGAGATTAACTGAGGCCGCTGAAAAAGCTAAATGTGAATTGTCAGGATTACAAAAAACAAAAATATCTTTACCATTTATCACAACAAGTAAAGAAGGGCCGTTACATATTGAAGAAACCTTAGATAGAAAAATATTTGAATCATTATCACAAGATTTACTAGATAGATTATTAGAGCCTGTGCAAATAGCCTTAGATGATTCTGGGTGGAGCGCTGAAGATATTGATGAGGTAGTTCTTGTGGGAGGCAGCACAAGAATTCCAATGGTTCAACAATTGGTGAAGACCCTTGTTCCAAATGATCCTTGTCAATCAGTTAATCCTGACGAAGTTGTAGCAGTTGGAGCTGCGATACAATCTGGAATTATTAGTGGTGATTTACAAGATTTACTACTAAATGACGTTACTCCCTTATCTTTAGGCTTAGAAACTATTGGTGGTCTTATGAAAGTGCTCATCCCTCGTAATACGCCAATACCAGTAAGACAATCTGATGTTTTTAGTACTTCTGAAGCTAATCAATCATCAGTCGTTGTTCAAGTACGGCAAGGAGAAAGGCCTTTAGCCTCTGAAAATAAATCCCTTGGTAAATTTAGACTATCAGGAATACCTCCAGCTCCAAGAGGGATACCTCAAGTCCAGGTGGCATTTGATATTGATGCTAACGGTCTTTTAGAAGTAAGTGCTACTGATAGGACAACCGGAAGAAAGCAAACAGTTACAATCTCTGGAGGTTCTAATTTAAATGAACAAGAAATAAATTCGATAATTGAAGAAGCTAAAGCAAAAGCAAATGAAGATAGAAAGACAAGAGCTGTTATTGATAGAAAAAATAGTGCTTTAACTCTGATTGCGCAAGCTGAGAGAAGACTTAGAGATGCCTCATTAGAATTTGGCCCTTATGGGGCCGAAAGGCAACAACGAGCTGTTGAATTGGCTATTCAAGATGTTGAAGAGTATATAGATTACGATGATCCTCAAGAATTAGAAATATCAGTAAGTGCTCTACAAGAAGCATTATTCGGATTAAATAGAAAATTTGCTGCTGAAAAGAAAACTGATAATAATCCCTTACAGGGTATTAAAAATACATTTGGATCATTAAAGGATGAACTCTTTTCTGATGATTATTGGGATGATGACCCTTGGGATAATCAAATGAATAGAAATTATAAAAATTCGAGGTATGGTAATTCTAGGGACGATGATCCATGGGACAATGACTACTTCCTCTAA
- a CDS encoding DnaJ C-terminal domain-containing protein, whose product MVILGTMIHGTMTTSSKKDYLSILGLPPDFDDKELKKAFRREARKWHPDLNKNDINAEERFKLINEAYEYLRDPNVKKNNGDENVHGDNENNNFKTGFPDFDDYLDSLFGYEYSPKNSDDYENETYEDDSTNTNNDEFNHYEYPTTSPEEPPPVKLHQDIETVIELTPDEALNGASILIELEDETVVEVDTPPFAGDGWRLRLENIARGGKDHYLQLKVQTESGLRIDGLRVLYKLELFPHDALLGCAVEVPTLDGNVTLQVPPKSSTGRMLRMKGRGLAFEDNVGDQYVEILVVIPADINDEEIALYTRLQELSLSDS is encoded by the coding sequence ATGGTAATTCTAGGGACGATGATCCATGGGACAATGACTACTTCCTCTAAAAAAGACTATTTGTCGATTTTGGGTTTACCCCCTGATTTCGATGATAAAGAACTCAAAAAGGCCTTTCGAAGAGAAGCGAGAAAATGGCATCCAGATTTAAATAAAAATGATATTAATGCGGAAGAAAGATTTAAATTAATTAACGAAGCATACGAATATCTTCGTGATCCTAATGTAAAAAAAAATAATGGGGATGAAAATGTCCATGGTGATAACGAAAATAATAATTTCAAGACTGGGTTTCCTGATTTTGATGATTATCTTGATTCATTATTTGGATATGAATATTCACCAAAGAATTCCGATGATTATGAAAACGAAACATATGAGGATGATTCGACAAATACAAATAATGATGAATTTAATCATTATGAATACCCTACAACCTCTCCAGAAGAGCCGCCACCAGTTAAACTCCACCAAGATATTGAAACAGTTATAGAATTAACTCCTGATGAGGCCTTAAATGGAGCTTCAATTTTAATTGAGCTTGAAGATGAAACTGTAGTAGAAGTTGATACACCTCCATTCGCTGGAGATGGATGGCGATTAAGACTTGAAAATATTGCAAGAGGAGGTAAAGATCATTATCTACAGTTAAAAGTTCAAACGGAAAGTGGTCTAAGAATTGATGGTTTAAGAGTTCTGTATAAATTAGAGTTATTTCCTCATGATGCTCTTCTTGGTTGTGCAGTAGAGGTTCCTACCCTTGATGGAAATGTCACACTTCAAGTACCACCCAAATCATCCACGGGAAGAATGTTACGTATGAAAGGGAGGGGCTTAGCTTTCGAAGATAATGTAGGTGATCAATATGTTGAAATCCTGGTAGTGATACCTGCTGATATTAATGATGAAGAAATTGCTTTATATACAAGATTACAAGAATTATCACTTTCTGATTCTTAA
- a CDS encoding DUF3110 domain-containing protein encodes MNVFVLLYNSGTDKEGIHSIELKGRTIVLMFEDKDDATRYCGLLEAQDFPLPTVEMINIEEIKDFCIKLDYECKLVEKNFVPKTAEDRLLISPPHKNLEVENWEEEKNSNKDSIDINTIKENLEKLL; translated from the coding sequence ATGAACGTATTTGTTCTTTTATATAATTCAGGAACAGATAAGGAAGGAATTCATTCAATCGAACTTAAAGGAAGGACCATCGTTCTTATGTTTGAAGATAAGGATGATGCAACAAGATATTGTGGTCTTCTAGAAGCTCAAGATTTTCCTTTGCCAACGGTTGAGATGATTAATATAGAGGAAATAAAAGATTTCTGTATTAAATTAGATTATGAATGCAAACTAGTAGAAAAAAATTTTGTACCTAAAACCGCTGAAGATAGGTTATTAATTTCACCACCCCATAAAAACCTAGAAGTTGAAAATTGGGAGGAAGAGAAAAACAGTAATAAAGATAGCATTGATATAAACACTATTAAGGAAAACCTTGAAAAGTTGCTTTAG